A single Pedobacter sp. PACM 27299 DNA region contains:
- a CDS encoding helix-turn-helix transcriptional regulator — MTFQKTLVDKNEVIMESAYEANSPFTKGKYAIQMIFNGAAAYTIANRELNLYSGNFIFLNQDTAYSRIIDSSVKVDSMSVLFDPDFVIDFEYSRTVKDELLLDEPEANQRIAPVFVEAIYPLQGDMKFNLLNLKKQVEQGSKDNLLLNTYLEHCLVNYYALYNAEVVNREASLKFLSHTTKSEILRRLSIARDYIISNYNKNICLEEIARIACLSVNHFLRTFKQAYHQSPHQFLTSIRLRQAKYFLKHTNYPVNEIVDIVGFECPSSFIRLFRNSFHITPGQYR, encoded by the coding sequence ATGACGTTTCAGAAAACATTAGTCGATAAGAATGAGGTCATTATGGAATCTGCTTATGAGGCAAATTCTCCGTTTACAAAAGGGAAGTATGCCATTCAGATGATCTTTAATGGGGCTGCAGCGTATACAATTGCCAATCGGGAATTGAATCTTTACTCAGGAAATTTTATCTTTTTGAACCAGGACACTGCTTACTCTAGAATAATTGATTCTTCGGTGAAAGTCGATTCCATGTCTGTACTTTTCGATCCTGATTTTGTGATTGATTTTGAGTATTCCAGAACCGTAAAGGATGAATTGTTATTAGATGAGCCTGAGGCTAACCAACGAATCGCACCTGTTTTTGTAGAAGCCATTTATCCACTGCAGGGAGATATGAAATTTAACCTCCTGAACCTGAAAAAGCAGGTCGAACAAGGGAGTAAGGATAATTTATTATTGAATACTTATCTTGAACATTGCCTGGTTAACTATTATGCCCTCTATAATGCAGAAGTCGTAAACAGAGAAGCTTCTTTGAAATTTCTAAGCCATACGACCAAATCTGAAATTTTGAGAAGGCTGAGTATCGCAAGAGATTATATCATCAGTAACTATAATAAAAACATTTGTTTAGAAGAGATTGCCAGGATTGCCTGTCTTTCGGTCAACCATTTTCTGAGAACTTTTAAACAAGCCTATCATCAATCGCCGCATCAATTCCTGACCAGCATCAGGTTGCGTCAGGCCAAATATTTTCTAAAACATACCAACTATCCAGTCAATGAAATTGTAGATATCGTAGGTTTTGAATGCCCGAGTTCCTTCATTCGGCTTTTTAGAAATTCTTTCCACATTACTCCCGGTCAATATCGCTAG
- a CDS encoding response regulator transcription factor — protein sequence MYSQPESRIVIIEDDQTIREGYAYLINHTSPYQVVATYPSFDAAKHKISKDQPDVIILDIQLPGTNGIDALPQLKKLLPQVYIIMLTVYETEKTILDALANGASGYFTKNTPTAKLIEAIKDVLNGGGPMSPDVAKTVILSLQKNPDSPLTKRETQILELMTTGKDRGQIAKELFIEVETVKTHTKNIYTKLNVNTKAEAIQVAKDKKLV from the coding sequence ATGTATAGTCAGCCGGAATCAAGAATTGTGATCATTGAAGATGATCAAACCATTAGAGAAGGGTATGCTTACTTAATTAACCACACTTCTCCTTATCAGGTAGTGGCTACTTATCCTTCGTTCGATGCGGCAAAACATAAAATCAGTAAAGATCAGCCAGATGTGATCATTCTGGATATCCAGCTTCCTGGTACCAATGGCATTGATGCTCTTCCACAATTGAAAAAACTGCTGCCACAGGTATACATTATCATGCTGACTGTTTATGAAACTGAGAAGACTATACTTGATGCGCTGGCCAATGGAGCATCCGGTTATTTCACCAAAAACACCCCTACAGCCAAATTGATTGAGGCCATAAAGGATGTACTGAATGGTGGTGGTCCGATGAGTCCTGATGTAGCTAAAACAGTGATTCTTTCCCTCCAAAAGAATCCGGACAGTCCACTTACTAAAAGAGAAACCCAAATACTAGAGCTGATGACCACTGGTAAAGATCGCGGACAAATTGCCAAAGAACTTTTCATAGAGGTGGAAACCGTAAAAACTCATACCAAAAACATCTATACGAAGCTGAATGTAAATACCAAAGCCGAGGCGATACAGGTGGCAAAAGATAAAAAGCTGGTTTAA
- the trxB gene encoding thioredoxin-disulfide reductase has protein sequence MSQEIEHVKCLIIGSGPAGYTAAIYAARAELKPVMYTGMEPGGQLTQTTDVDNFPGYPAGIMGPEMMEDFRKQAERFGTDIRFGYVSSVDFSSMPHKVVVDDIKTITADTVIISTGATAKWLGLPSEQKYNGFGVSACAVCDGFFFKGLDVAIVGAGDTAAEEATYLAKLCKKVYMLVRRDEFRASKAMVSRVLNTPNIEIIYHTETQEILGNGKNVTAVRVLNNQTGVESEIPVDGFFVAIGHKPNTDIFKGWLDMDETGYLKTIPGSTKTNVEGVFAAGDVQDHYYRQAVTAAGSGCMAALDAERYLAAKEDEVKVLS, from the coding sequence ATGTCACAAGAAATAGAACACGTTAAATGTTTAATTATAGGGTCAGGCCCGGCAGGATATACTGCAGCAATTTATGCCGCTCGTGCAGAACTGAAACCAGTAATGTATACCGGTATGGAGCCGGGTGGACAATTGACACAAACCACAGACGTTGATAATTTTCCAGGTTATCCTGCTGGAATAATGGGTCCTGAAATGATGGAAGATTTCCGTAAGCAAGCAGAACGCTTTGGAACTGACATCCGTTTTGGTTACGTAAGTTCAGTGGATTTTTCTTCAATGCCACATAAAGTGGTAGTAGATGATATTAAAACCATTACTGCAGATACGGTAATTATCTCAACAGGGGCCACCGCAAAATGGTTAGGCTTGCCTTCTGAGCAAAAATATAATGGCTTTGGTGTTTCTGCCTGTGCAGTGTGCGATGGTTTCTTCTTTAAAGGATTGGATGTTGCCATTGTTGGTGCTGGTGATACTGCCGCGGAAGAAGCTACTTACTTAGCTAAACTTTGTAAAAAAGTGTACATGCTGGTAAGAAGAGACGAATTCAGAGCCTCAAAAGCAATGGTAAGCAGGGTGTTAAATACACCTAATATTGAAATTATTTACCATACTGAAACTCAGGAAATCCTGGGTAATGGTAAAAATGTAACTGCTGTAAGGGTATTAAACAACCAAACTGGTGTGGAATCGGAGATTCCTGTAGATGGTTTCTTCGTGGCTATTGGTCATAAACCAAATACAGACATCTTTAAAGGATGGTTAGATATGGATGAAACCGGTTACCTTAAAACTATTCCAGGATCAACAAAAACTAATGTAGAAGGTGTTTTTGCTGCTGGTGATGTACAGGATCATTATTACCGTCAGGCGGTAACCGCCGCTGGTTCAGGATGTATGGCTGCTTTAGATGCAGAACGTTACCTGGCTGCGAAAGAAGATGAGGTAAAAGTTTTATCTTAA
- a CDS encoding beta-N-acetylhexosaminidase, whose amino-acid sequence MKKLFTIVLLAFIAIEASAQQDQNMGIIPAPVSVKKSNGNFKLDKTVVLVSNDPKNSRIADLFNAFVVTKAGFALRPAKAAAANERAIILTSVGADKLPAEGYKINITDKNITIVGAEAGLFYGMKSMMQLMPEKANNQILISAAEINDYPRFKYRGMHLDVSRHMYPVALVKKYIDVMSDYKMNNFHWHLTDDQGWRIEIKKYPRLTEVGGKRNGTIIGHHPGVATDNKEYKGYYTQNEVKDVIAYAAARYINVIPEIELPGHASAAIAAYPELSCFPERDTFVDAKTPWSGSRKGKQVQQTFGVFDDVFVPNDNTFKFLENVLDEVIALFPSKYIHIGGDECPKEYWKESAFCQKMIKDLNLKDEHGLQSYFIQRIEKHVNAKGRQIIGWDEILEGGLAPNATVMSWRGTEGGIAAAQQSHDVIMTPNGGGLYFDHKQSTSEDEPTNIGGLSNYAKVYNYDPMPKELTADQQKYIIGVQANLWTEYIQTPAKVEYMIMPRIFSLAEIAWSQPERKDLKNFSEERLPLHLARLDKTGTNYWVPTPLGLNEKVINGETISIDLKEPMPGASIYYTLDLTRPSTAANLYTKGMKVIVPKGEKRVLKTIVITPTGKQSVVTETILNNGAADVKTK is encoded by the coding sequence ATGAAGAAATTATTTACAATTGTTCTGTTGGCATTTATTGCAATAGAAGCTTCTGCACAGCAGGATCAGAACATGGGTATTATTCCCGCTCCCGTATCTGTAAAGAAGTCCAATGGTAACTTTAAATTGGATAAAACGGTAGTTTTAGTCTCCAATGACCCGAAAAACTCAAGAATAGCAGATCTATTCAATGCTTTTGTAGTTACTAAAGCTGGATTTGCACTAAGGCCGGCTAAAGCAGCAGCAGCGAATGAAAGAGCGATCATCCTGACTTCTGTAGGCGCTGATAAATTACCTGCTGAAGGTTATAAAATCAATATTACGGATAAAAATATTACAATTGTTGGCGCAGAAGCAGGTTTGTTTTATGGAATGAAATCTATGATGCAGCTGATGCCTGAAAAAGCAAATAACCAGATCTTGATCTCTGCTGCAGAAATTAATGATTATCCACGTTTCAAATACAGAGGGATGCACCTGGATGTATCTCGTCACATGTACCCTGTGGCACTGGTTAAAAAATACATCGACGTGATGTCTGACTATAAAATGAACAATTTCCATTGGCATTTAACAGATGATCAGGGTTGGAGAATTGAAATCAAAAAATACCCTAGATTAACAGAAGTTGGTGGTAAAAGAAATGGAACCATCATCGGTCATCATCCAGGTGTAGCTACAGATAATAAAGAATATAAAGGTTATTACACGCAAAATGAAGTGAAAGACGTGATTGCTTATGCTGCGGCAAGGTACATCAATGTGATTCCTGAAATTGAGCTTCCTGGGCATGCTTCAGCAGCAATTGCTGCTTACCCGGAATTGAGCTGCTTTCCGGAAAGAGATACCTTTGTAGATGCAAAAACGCCATGGTCAGGCAGCAGAAAAGGAAAACAAGTACAACAAACATTCGGTGTATTTGACGACGTATTTGTACCTAACGACAATACTTTCAAGTTCCTTGAAAATGTATTAGATGAAGTCATCGCTTTATTTCCTTCTAAATATATCCACATCGGTGGTGACGAATGTCCTAAAGAATACTGGAAAGAAAGTGCTTTCTGCCAGAAAATGATTAAAGACCTGAACTTGAAAGATGAGCATGGTTTACAGAGCTATTTCATCCAAAGAATTGAAAAACATGTGAATGCAAAAGGCCGTCAGATTATCGGATGGGATGAGATCCTCGAAGGTGGATTAGCACCAAATGCAACAGTAATGTCTTGGAGAGGTACTGAAGGCGGTATTGCTGCAGCACAGCAAAGCCATGATGTGATCATGACACCTAACGGCGGTGGTTTATATTTCGATCATAAACAATCTACTTCTGAGGACGAACCAACAAATATTGGCGGTCTTTCTAATTATGCTAAGGTTTATAACTATGATCCAATGCCAAAGGAATTGACAGCAGATCAGCAAAAATACATCATCGGTGTTCAGGCTAATTTATGGACAGAATACATCCAAACGCCTGCAAAAGTGGAATACATGATTATGCCAAGAATTTTCTCCCTTGCGGAAATCGCCTGGTCACAACCAGAACGTAAAGACTTGAAAAACTTCTCTGAAGAACGTCTTCCTTTGCATTTGGCTAGATTAGATAAAACAGGGACTAACTACTGGGTACCTACACCATTGGGATTAAATGAAAAGGTAATCAATGGCGAAACGATCAGCATTGATCTGAAAGAACCAATGCCGGGCGCTAGTATTTACTATACGCTAGACCTTACCCGTCCTTCAACAGCGGCAAATTTGTATACTAAGGGGATGAAAGTGATCGTTCCTAAAGGAGAGAAACGTGTATTGAAAACAATCGTGATCACTCCAACTGGCAAACAAAGTGTAGTTACAGAAACCATTCTGAACAATGGTGCTGCTGATGTAAAAACGAAATAG
- a CDS encoding RNA polymerase sigma factor, with protein sequence MKEKDLLFKQIFDTNSKKIFHLCYGYTGDQDAANDLLQETFLKVWQNLDKFRNKSLISTWIYRIAVNTCLTYLRSEKRQAKDELTENIIETRPEELSEKNEQVALLYKSISQLEENDRLIITMVLDELPYHEIADISGISEGNLRVKIHRIKLKLTELYNQHARI encoded by the coding sequence TTGAAAGAGAAAGACCTGTTATTTAAGCAAATCTTCGACACCAATTCCAAGAAAATATTCCATCTTTGTTACGGTTATACTGGCGATCAAGACGCTGCAAATGACCTGCTTCAGGAGACTTTTCTTAAGGTTTGGCAGAACCTGGACAAGTTCCGGAATAAGTCGCTGATCTCCACCTGGATTTATAGAATTGCAGTAAACACTTGCCTTACCTATTTAAGGTCAGAAAAGCGTCAGGCAAAAGATGAACTCACAGAAAACATCATTGAAACCCGTCCGGAAGAGCTCTCTGAAAAGAACGAGCAGGTCGCATTACTTTATAAATCGATCTCTCAACTGGAAGAAAACGACCGTTTAATCATTACTATGGTATTGGATGAATTGCCATATCATGAGATTGCGGACATCTCAGGAATCAGCGAGGGGAACCTGAGGGTAAAAATCCATCGCATAAAATTAAAACTTACAGAATTATACAATCAGCATGCAAGAATTTGA
- a CDS encoding VOC family protein, which yields MNKLLKTNLLLPMMADELNYQVIFVRDISLAAAFFIEKLGLKKEEELLVAGINCPVLKMFNGHRLMLVKHFEPETEPTVIYTDDCLRDFCKLKRQGIELFSVPIYRTKGLSCEFFDPSGNHILLLEERDYTDA from the coding sequence TTGAATAAATTATTAAAAACTAACCTGCTACTTCCTATGATGGCTGATGAGTTAAATTACCAGGTCATTTTTGTAAGAGACATTTCATTAGCGGCTGCTTTCTTTATAGAGAAGTTGGGTTTGAAAAAAGAGGAGGAGCTGTTGGTTGCCGGGATAAATTGTCCGGTGTTGAAAATGTTTAATGGCCATCGTTTAATGCTGGTGAAACATTTTGAACCCGAAACTGAACCCACAGTAATTTATACAGACGATTGCCTGCGGGATTTTTGTAAGCTCAAAAGACAAGGTATAGAGCTGTTCTCTGTACCAATCTATCGGACAAAAGGCCTGTCATGTGAGTTTTTTGACCCCTCAGGAAATCATATTTTGTTACTGGAGGAAAGAGATTATACAGACGCTTAA
- a CDS encoding ligand-binding sensor domain-containing protein yields the protein MYSFAQRYNFRQYDIEDGLTQSQVTAVTQDSKRRLWISTLGGLSCFNGKQFSSYTKSNGLNNNFALALSLGRNDEIWLGTSRGISKFNGNRFNNYAQTKEWVSKLATSANGIVYGLSSSRLFKTDEKQITFLNVSNDPKENVTALKVDDKGKIAVAISEKGIFFLEKDRWVPHPQNELLKNLVISDFFTDHQHRDKFWLLAADGLYGLDTKRMRQYVSGKFTAIEQDAKNNIWIGYSTGAYYLSSSSLIHFNGKNGFTNNMVNAIFKDAENNIWLATDGTGLFRYVDRDYVIFDESQGLNSKIVMSLANGPSADEIWIGTYGGLFQYKSGKIKEIPIPSTLEDSKNINFLYNDHQKNIWIGTVYGGLWCYDGKKINQMALDRHSIAYNAILEDSKGKIWLSTNAGCYLLNKKTKQLEWVSKQFGSTLLETPEGEILVGTQDGIYAINIPGQTKPLNLPQLNGSSILCMEKLGKNTLLFGTSDNGILIWDRKTGKTKSINTHQGLASDHIYSLLLDQQGILWVGTGKGINKINIKDFSVIRNNNEPNLLVECNQNAILQRDNDIWVGTTKGAVVYNRNHELKPSVPPFIYINSVTAFAQNKGRQNKQQTVFKGNELSNMATLPYQQNNLNINFTGIFLANPDGLVYQYRLVGLDNKYSESISNTSMNFSSIPPGRYTFQVRAITKAGIASLNTASFSFEITPPYYQTGVFRLFIFVLIVFLMLLMVYIILNLNERKRKLRLTIKLEEQFKVRKQTAEDFHDDLGNKLTRISVLSEVLSSMIDEHDTEKRSIISKINDNVNELYRGTKDILWSLNPKNDKLTELLGHIQEFGKEMFNNTNVAFRSHIDLGGYDGKLSLDVSRNLLMIFKEAIHNALKHAKPGMVVFSATVDGETLKIVVKDDGQGLDPIGSMDGHGINNMNVRAKRINAKLNINSDSTGTEIKLTVSLSTLMRLKNV from the coding sequence ATGTACAGCTTTGCGCAGCGGTATAATTTCCGCCAGTATGATATTGAAGATGGCTTAACGCAATCGCAGGTCACGGCAGTTACTCAGGACAGCAAACGCCGTTTATGGATCAGTACCCTGGGTGGTTTAAGCTGTTTTAATGGCAAGCAGTTTTCTAGTTATACCAAATCTAATGGCCTGAATAACAACTTTGCCCTGGCACTCAGCTTAGGAAGGAATGATGAAATATGGCTGGGTACTTCCCGGGGCATTTCCAAATTTAACGGCAATCGCTTCAATAATTACGCACAAACCAAAGAATGGGTGAGCAAACTAGCCACCAGCGCCAATGGAATAGTATATGGTCTCTCCTCTTCCAGGCTTTTTAAAACCGACGAAAAGCAAATCACTTTTCTAAATGTCAGCAATGATCCTAAGGAAAATGTAACGGCTTTAAAAGTTGACGATAAAGGAAAAATTGCTGTAGCAATTTCAGAAAAAGGCATTTTTTTCCTGGAAAAAGACCGTTGGGTACCACATCCACAAAATGAGCTATTAAAGAACCTGGTGATCTCTGACTTTTTCACAGACCATCAGCATCGGGATAAATTCTGGCTGCTGGCAGCCGATGGCTTATATGGTTTGGATACCAAGCGGATGCGTCAATATGTATCCGGGAAATTTACAGCTATAGAACAGGATGCCAAGAACAATATATGGATCGGTTATAGTACAGGGGCCTATTACCTGAGCAGCAGCAGCCTGATTCACTTTAACGGAAAAAATGGTTTTACAAACAACATGGTCAATGCCATCTTTAAAGATGCAGAAAACAACATTTGGCTGGCAACGGATGGAACCGGCCTTTTCAGATATGTAGACAGGGATTATGTGATTTTCGATGAATCTCAGGGGCTCAATAGTAAAATCGTCATGAGTCTGGCGAATGGTCCTTCTGCCGATGAAATATGGATCGGCACTTATGGTGGTTTATTTCAGTATAAATCGGGAAAAATTAAAGAAATCCCTATTCCTTCCACCCTAGAGGATAGTAAAAACATCAATTTTCTATATAACGACCATCAAAAAAACATCTGGATTGGAACAGTTTATGGCGGGCTTTGGTGTTATGATGGTAAAAAAATCAATCAGATGGCATTAGACCGACATTCTATTGCCTATAATGCCATTTTAGAAGACAGCAAAGGTAAGATTTGGCTCTCTACCAATGCAGGCTGCTATTTGCTGAATAAAAAGACAAAACAATTGGAATGGGTGAGTAAACAATTTGGCAGTACTCTTTTGGAAACTCCAGAGGGAGAAATTCTTGTGGGTACCCAGGATGGCATTTACGCCATTAATATCCCTGGACAAACCAAACCATTAAACCTGCCGCAACTCAACGGCTCCTCCATCCTTTGCATGGAAAAATTAGGGAAAAATACCTTACTCTTTGGAACTTCGGACAATGGGATTCTAATTTGGGATCGTAAAACCGGGAAAACCAAATCCATAAATACCCATCAAGGTCTGGCATCCGATCATATTTATAGCTTACTGCTGGATCAGCAGGGGATTTTATGGGTCGGTACCGGTAAAGGCATCAATAAAATTAACATCAAGGATTTTAGTGTAATCCGCAATAACAATGAACCTAATTTATTAGTAGAATGTAATCAAAATGCCATTCTTCAGCGGGATAATGACATCTGGGTGGGTACAACCAAAGGCGCAGTCGTGTACAACCGCAACCACGAGTTAAAACCTTCGGTCCCTCCTTTCATCTATATCAATTCGGTTACTGCATTTGCCCAGAATAAAGGAAGGCAAAACAAGCAGCAAACGGTATTTAAAGGGAATGAACTGAGTAATATGGCAACTCTTCCCTATCAGCAGAACAACCTCAACATCAATTTTACCGGGATCTTTTTAGCCAATCCCGATGGCTTGGTGTATCAATATCGATTAGTTGGACTAGACAACAAGTACAGTGAAAGTATCAGCAATACTTCCATGAATTTCTCTTCCATTCCTCCAGGAAGGTATACTTTTCAGGTAAGAGCCATTACAAAAGCAGGTATAGCCTCATTAAATACGGCTTCGTTTTCATTTGAGATTACCCCACCATATTATCAAACGGGTGTATTCCGACTGTTTATCTTTGTGCTCATTGTGTTTTTGATGTTACTCATGGTTTACATCATTCTGAACTTGAATGAGCGCAAGCGAAAATTAAGGTTAACAATCAAGCTGGAAGAGCAATTTAAGGTCAGAAAACAGACGGCTGAAGATTTTCATGACGATCTCGGTAACAAATTGACCCGAATCTCCGTCTTATCAGAAGTATTGAGCAGTATGATCGATGAACATGATACAGAAAAGAGAAGTATCATCTCAAAAATCAACGACAATGTAAATGAATTATATAGGGGTACTAAAGACATATTGTGGTCGCTAAATCCTAAAAATGACAAGCTAACCGAGCTGTTAGGGCATATCCAGGAATTTGGAAAGGAAATGTTTAACAACACGAATGTAGCGTTCCGGTCGCATATTGACCTGGGGGGATACGATGGAAAACTATCATTAGATGTGAGCAGAAACCTGCTCATGATTTTTAAGGAGGCGATTCACAATGCGCTGAAACACGCAAAACCGGGGATGGTTGTGTTTTCAGCAACAGTAGATGGGGAAACTTTGAAAATCGTTGTAAAAGACGATGGACAAGGGCTTGATCCCATAGGATCCATGGATGGTCATGGGATAAACAATATGAATGTGAGAGCAAAAAGAATCAATGCAAAATTAAACATCAATTCAGACTCAACTGGTACAGAGATTAAATTAACCGTTAGTCTTTCCACTTTAATGCGTCTTAAAAATGTATAG
- a CDS encoding dicarboxylate/amino acid:cation symporter: MSKNNKLTFFIFLALVLGVGLGYYLNVSSFKDYNENIAKTETQLKNVEVKLLSVKDTTVQQYAELKTQKVVATKARAEAEKLREKALEPLTLLSDIFLRLIKMIVAPLVFSTLVVGVAKVGDIKAVGRIGGKTMLWFMSASLLSLILGMIMVNIFEPGLAMNLPLPPANADTGIHKVALSMKDFISHIVPKSMTEAMATNEILQIVVFSLFFGVATAAIGEKGQIIIKFFDAVAHVILKVTGYVMNFAPFAVFGAMAAIVAKQGLSVLSTYAIFIGEFYGSMLLLWMVLIMIGWTILKGRVFNLMNRMKEPVLLAFSTASSEAAYPKTMLQLERFGCKDKIVSFVLPLGYSFNLDGSMLYMTFASLFIAQSYGIHLSFEQQITMLLILMLTSKGIAGVPRASLVVIAGTIATFNIPEAGLALLIGIDPLLDMGRSATNVVGNSIATAVVSKWEGELTEPLD, encoded by the coding sequence ATGTCAAAAAATAATAAGTTAACATTTTTCATTTTTCTGGCCTTGGTATTAGGTGTTGGATTAGGATATTATTTAAATGTCTCTTCATTTAAAGATTACAATGAAAACATTGCCAAAACAGAAACTCAGCTTAAAAATGTTGAAGTAAAATTGCTCAGCGTTAAAGATACGACTGTACAGCAATATGCTGAACTGAAAACGCAAAAGGTAGTCGCTACTAAAGCAAGAGCAGAAGCGGAAAAATTGAGAGAAAAGGCATTAGAGCCACTGACTTTATTAAGTGATATCTTTTTGAGACTGATCAAAATGATCGTTGCCCCCCTTGTTTTCTCTACCCTGGTGGTTGGTGTAGCAAAAGTGGGTGATATTAAAGCGGTAGGCCGTATTGGTGGAAAAACCATGCTGTGGTTCATGAGTGCGTCATTATTGTCGCTGATTCTCGGAATGATCATGGTTAATATTTTTGAGCCAGGATTAGCCATGAATTTACCTTTACCTCCTGCAAATGCGGATACTGGAATTCATAAAGTAGCACTTTCCATGAAAGATTTCATCTCGCACATTGTCCCTAAAAGTATGACAGAGGCAATGGCAACCAATGAAATCCTGCAAATTGTTGTGTTCTCGCTATTCTTTGGCGTCGCAACAGCTGCAATAGGAGAAAAAGGTCAGATCATCATTAAATTCTTTGATGCAGTTGCACACGTGATCCTTAAAGTAACCGGATATGTGATGAACTTTGCTCCTTTCGCTGTATTTGGTGCCATGGCTGCGATTGTGGCCAAGCAAGGTTTAAGCGTATTGTCTACCTATGCTATATTTATCGGAGAATTCTATGGCAGTATGTTGTTGCTGTGGATGGTCTTGATTATGATCGGCTGGACTATTCTTAAAGGTCGGGTGTTTAACCTGATGAACAGAATGAAAGAACCGGTATTGCTTGCTTTTAGTACCGCAAGCAGTGAGGCCGCTTATCCTAAAACCATGCTTCAGCTAGAGCGTTTTGGCTGTAAAGATAAAATTGTGAGTTTTGTATTGCCGTTGGGTTACTCCTTTAACCTCGATGGATCCATGCTGTACATGACCTTTGCTTCCTTATTTATTGCGCAGTCTTATGGCATTCATTTGTCTTTTGAACAGCAGATTACGATGTTATTGATCCTAATGCTAACCAGTAAAGGAATTGCAGGCGTGCCTAGAGCATCTTTAGTCGTGATTGCAGGAACAATTGCCACCTTTAATATTCCGGAAGCTGGACTGGCCTTGCTGATCGGTATAGATCCATTATTGGATATGGGTAGATCTGCAACTAATGTTGTTGGAAATAGCATCGCAACAGCGGTGGTCAGCAAATGGGAAGGTGAGCTCACTGAGCCCCTCGACTAA